The following coding sequences are from one uncultured Bacteroides sp. window:
- the nth gene encoding endonuclease III, protein MRKKERYEKVLNWFQEHVPVAETELHYGNPFELLIAVILSAQCTDKRVNLITPKLFEAFPTPEALAATTPEVVFEYIRSVSYPNNKSKHLVGMARMLVADFNSEVPDELEQLIKLPGVGRKTANVIQSVVFHKAAMAVDTHVFRVSNRIGLTTNSKTPLATEKELMKYIPKHLVPIAHHWLILHGRYICQARTPKCEECGLKLMCNHYCRTYKVQKEAEKEVNK, encoded by the coding sequence ATGAGAAAAAAAGAAAGATATGAAAAGGTATTAAATTGGTTTCAGGAGCATGTACCCGTAGCAGAAACGGAATTGCATTACGGCAATCCGTTTGAGCTGCTCATAGCCGTCATCCTTTCAGCCCAATGCACAGACAAGCGGGTAAACCTGATTACACCTAAACTGTTTGAGGCTTTCCCTACGCCGGAAGCCCTTGCGGCAACTACTCCCGAAGTGGTATTCGAGTATATCCGGAGTGTGTCTTACCCTAACAACAAATCAAAACATCTGGTAGGCATGGCGCGCATGTTGGTAGCGGACTTCAACAGTGAGGTTCCGGATGAACTGGAACAGCTTATCAAACTTCCCGGAGTAGGCAGAAAAACAGCTAACGTGATACAGTCCGTTGTATTCCACAAAGCAGCCATGGCGGTAGATACCCATGTGTTCAGAGTCTCTAATCGCATCGGACTGACGACCAACTCAAAGACCCCTCTGGCTACGGAAAAAGAGTTAATGAAATACATCCCCAAGCACCTCGTTCCCATCGCACACCACTGGCTCATTCTCCACGGCAGATATATCTGTCAGGCACGAACGCCTAAATGTGAAGAGTGTGGACTTAAGCTCATGTGCAATCATTATTGCCGAACCTATAAAGTGCAAAAAGAGGCAGAAAAAGAGGTGAATAAATGA
- a CDS encoding DUF418 domain-containing protein: protein MEPKLAETNARIDVADVLRGLAVMGIIVLHSIEHFNFYYFPDSVPFEWMNFTNRIIWDGLFFTFGGKAYAVFALLFGFSFFIQNDNQMRRGKDFRLRFLWRLTLLFIIGQFNASLFPGEILTMYALIGVVLPIFCRLSDRSIAIIAIIFILQPIDWGKLIYALSNPDYKIGEDLSNYYFGVVSEAQKTGTFLETLRTNIWEGQLASFTWAFEHGRIMQTAGLFLSGMLIGRRRIFLYSQQNEQLWLKTLGIALLCFFPLYGVSNVLPEYVSRGAILAPLQVIIGSLSNLSFMVILVTGGLLTFYRVKDKSFLMRFSSYGKMSLTNYLGQSIIGSMLFYHWGFFISKSMNTTYSFAFGIVFVLLQMAFCSWWLKKHKHGPFEGIWKRLTWIKK, encoded by the coding sequence ATGGAACCAAAATTAGCAGAGACAAACGCCCGGATCGACGTTGCCGATGTACTAAGAGGACTGGCAGTAATGGGGATCATTGTTTTACACAGTATTGAACATTTCAACTTTTACTATTTTCCAGACTCTGTTCCTTTTGAATGGATGAATTTTACTAATCGCATTATCTGGGACGGACTTTTCTTCACTTTCGGCGGTAAAGCTTACGCTGTTTTTGCTTTACTCTTCGGTTTCAGCTTCTTTATTCAGAATGACAACCAAATGCGTCGGGGCAAAGATTTCCGTTTACGTTTCTTATGGAGACTGACATTACTTTTTATCATCGGACAATTTAATGCTTCTCTATTCCCCGGAGAAATACTGACAATGTATGCGCTTATCGGCGTTGTGCTTCCAATATTCTGCCGTTTGAGCGACCGCAGTATAGCTATCATTGCAATTATTTTCATACTCCAACCTATCGACTGGGGCAAACTGATCTATGCGCTTAGCAATCCAGATTATAAAATAGGAGAAGATCTTTCTAACTACTATTTCGGAGTAGTCTCGGAGGCACAAAAAACAGGCACTTTCCTCGAAACCTTGCGTACAAATATTTGGGAGGGACAGCTAGCTAGTTTCACTTGGGCATTTGAGCATGGACGAATCATGCAGACAGCGGGATTATTCCTCTCCGGCATGCTGATAGGACGCAGGCGTATATTCCTTTACAGCCAACAAAACGAACAGTTATGGCTCAAGACTTTGGGCATAGCACTGCTCTGCTTCTTCCCTCTTTACGGAGTAAGCAATGTATTACCGGAATATGTCAGCAGAGGTGCCATACTGGCTCCATTGCAAGTCATTATCGGTTCGCTAAGTAACCTTAGCTTTATGGTAATATTAGTGACCGGAGGCTTACTAACTTTCTATCGCGTAAAAGACAAAAGCTTCCTTATGCGTTTCAGCAGTTATGGAAAAATGAGTCTGACAAACTACCTCGGGCAATCCATTATCGGTTCTATGTTGTTCTATCATTGGGGCTTCTTTATCAGTAAGTCAATGAATACGACCTATAGCTTTGCCTTTGGCATTGTTTTTGTTCTTCTTCAGATGGCGTTCTGTTCATGGTGGCTAAAGAAACATAAGCATGGTCCATTCGAAGGAATATGGAAGCGCCTAACTTGGATAAAAAAATAA
- a CDS encoding phosphoglycerate kinase: MQTIDQFNFAGKKAFVRVDFNVPLDENFNITDDNRIRAALPTLKKIIADGGSVIIGSHLGRPKGVTDKFSLKHIVAHVSKVLGVEVQFANDCMGEEAATKSAALKPGEALLLENLRFYAEEEGKPRGLAEDATDEEKAAAKKAVKASQKEFTKKLASYADCYVNDAFGTAHRAHASTALIAEYFDTDNKMFGYLMEKEVKAVDKVMNDIKRPFTAIMGGSKVSSKIEIIENLLSKVDNLIITGGMTFTFTKALGGNIGSSICEDDKLSLALELIEKAKKNNVELVIAVDAKVADKFANDANTQFVDSDKIPDGWSGLDIGPKTEALYAKVIKESKTILWNGPTGVFEFDNFAHGSQSVGEAIVEATKNGAFSLVGGGDSVACVNKFGLANGVSYVSTGGGALLEAIEGKVLPGIAAIKG; this comes from the coding sequence ATGCAAACAATTGACCAATTCAATTTTGCCGGCAAAAAGGCATTTGTCAGAGTGGACTTCAATGTGCCATTGGACGAGAACTTCAACATTACAGATGACAATCGTATTCGTGCTGCTCTCCCTACTTTAAAGAAAATTATTGCTGACGGTGGTAGCGTTATCATTGGTTCTCACTTGGGACGTCCAAAAGGTGTAACCGATAAGTTCTCATTGAAACACATCGTAGCTCACGTATCAAAAGTATTGGGCGTTGAGGTTCAGTTTGCTAATGACTGTATGGGCGAAGAAGCTGCTACTAAATCTGCTGCTTTGAAACCAGGTGAAGCTTTATTACTTGAAAACCTTCGTTTCTATGCTGAAGAAGAAGGCAAACCAAGAGGATTAGCAGAAGATGCTACTGACGAAGAAAAAGCTGCTGCTAAAAAAGCAGTTAAAGCTAGTCAGAAAGAGTTTACAAAGAAATTGGCTTCATATGCTGATTGCTACGTAAACGATGCATTTGGTACTGCTCACCGTGCACATGCTTCTACAGCCTTAATCGCAGAATATTTCGATACAGACAATAAGATGTTCGGTTACCTAATGGAGAAAGAGGTTAAAGCCGTTGATAAAGTAATGAACGACATCAAACGTCCTTTCACTGCTATCATGGGTGGTTCAAAAGTTTCTTCTAAAATAGAAATTATTGAAAACTTGCTTTCAAAAGTTGACAACCTGATCATCACTGGCGGTATGACTTTCACTTTCACTAAAGCATTAGGCGGAAATATCGGTTCTTCTATCTGTGAAGATGATAAGCTTTCTTTAGCTCTTGAGTTGATCGAAAAAGCAAAGAAAAACAATGTTGAGCTAGTGATCGCTGTAGACGCTAAGGTTGCTGACAAGTTCGCTAACGATGCAAACACACAATTCGTTGATTCTGATAAAATTCCTGATGGATGGTCAGGTCTTGATATCGGTCCTAAAACTGAAGCTCTTTATGCTAAGGTTATCAAAGAATCAAAAACAATTCTTTGGAATGGTCCTACAGGAGTATTCGAATTCGATAACTTCGCTCATGGTTCTCAATCAGTAGGTGAAGCAATCGTTGAAGCTACTAAGAACGGAGCATTCTCACTTGTAGGTGGTGGCGACTCTGTAGCTTGTGTTAACAAGTTCGGTTTGGCTAACGGCGTATCTTACGTTTCTACTGGTGGTGGCGCATTGCTTGAAGCTATCGAAGGAAAAGTTCTTCCGGGTATCGCTGCAATCAAAGGCTAA
- a CDS encoding MetQ/NlpA family ABC transporter substrate-binding protein, with protein MKKILCICYAVLLILGSCSKSKSNREVQQSLSFGIMPSMDYIPFLVAQKEGIYDSLGLEVNFVNFNSLSERNAAIQSGSIDGTIIDYTGVAILQSQNTPVKIIMKTDGCFSLITRKESGIKSLKQLKGHNIGVSHYSAIDYATDYALNKASILRSEVNKPEINRTSLRLKMLEYQQIDASFFPDPFASIAMNKGYTSIITTQDLGISLTGTAFSEKALKEKNREIKLFVQGYNMAVDYIKNYPLKKWEQILVENIGVSQALASIIVLPQYRKAMLPEAKDLEGTIAWLKAKNLISPTYNIQQMTDSICLKNPETETN; from the coding sequence ATGAAAAAGATTTTGTGCATATGCTATGCCGTACTTTTAATCTTAGGAAGCTGTAGCAAATCTAAGAGTAATCGGGAGGTACAACAGTCTCTCTCCTTTGGCATTATGCCTTCAATGGACTATATACCTTTCCTTGTTGCACAGAAAGAAGGAATATATGATTCCCTTGGATTAGAAGTAAATTTTGTCAATTTTAACTCCCTCAGTGAGCGCAATGCAGCGATTCAATCAGGCTCTATAGACGGAACAATCATTGACTACACCGGAGTTGCGATTCTGCAATCACAAAATACCCCAGTAAAAATCATCATGAAAACAGATGGTTGTTTCAGTCTCATCACCCGAAAAGAGAGTGGCATTAAATCTCTCAAACAACTCAAAGGACATAACATCGGCGTCTCGCATTACAGTGCTATAGATTATGCAACAGATTACGCACTCAACAAGGCAAGTATTCTCCGATCGGAAGTCAACAAACCCGAGATTAACAGAACCTCTCTTCGGTTGAAAATGTTAGAATATCAACAGATAGATGCTTCTTTCTTTCCTGATCCGTTTGCTAGCATAGCGATGAACAAAGGGTACACATCCATCATAACCACTCAAGACTTAGGGATTTCTCTCACCGGAACAGCTTTTTCTGAAAAAGCTTTAAAAGAGAAGAATCGAGAGATAAAATTATTCGTGCAAGGATACAACATGGCAGTTGACTATATTAAGAATTACCCTTTGAAAAAATGGGAACAGATATTAGTGGAGAATATAGGAGTTAGTCAAGCACTGGCAAGTATTATTGTATTACCTCAATATCGCAAAGCCATGCTACCGGAAGCTAAAGATCTTGAAGGTACTATTGCATGGTTGAAAGCAAAAAATCTCATTTCTCCTACCTATAATATTCAACAGATGACGGACTCTATCTGCTTAAAAAATCCAGAGACAGAAACGAACTAA
- a CDS encoding MFS transporter gives MVRDKLVTLNYCRILAANFLLYFAFYLILPILPFYISDVFHADNAAIGLILSCYTIAALCIRPFSGYLLDTLARKPLYLIAYFIFVSIFAGYLLAGILSLFVMLRIVHGLAFGMVTVAGNTLVIDITPSSRRGEALGYYGMMNNMAMSIGPMTGLFLHDLFPFQIIFISSIISGTLGFIMAICLKVPVKEPVVREPISFDRFILLKGIPAGISLLLLSVPYGMTHTYVAMYAEKIGITLSSGLFFTFMAIGMATSRIFSGKQVDKGRIPQVISFGLCLVCICFFMLSACGTLMQWNKEFTTVIFFGIALLLGIGFGTMFPAFNSLFVNLAPNSKRGTATSTYLTSWDVGLGIGIMLGGYLSQISSWDVAYFTGASLTIVSILFFRLKVIPHFQRNKLR, from the coding sequence ATGGTTAGAGACAAACTGGTCACTTTAAACTATTGTCGTATTCTGGCAGCAAATTTTCTTTTGTATTTTGCTTTTTACCTGATACTTCCCATACTTCCATTCTACATCTCCGACGTATTTCATGCCGACAATGCCGCCATAGGACTAATTCTCTCTTGTTATACCATAGCAGCCCTGTGCATACGACCTTTCTCAGGCTATCTACTAGACACATTGGCACGCAAGCCACTTTATCTCATCGCTTATTTTATTTTCGTTTCTATCTTTGCGGGATACTTGCTGGCAGGCATACTAAGCCTATTTGTGATGTTGCGCATCGTTCACGGATTAGCTTTCGGCATGGTAACGGTGGCTGGGAATACGCTCGTGATAGACATCACGCCCTCTTCCCGACGTGGTGAAGCATTGGGCTATTACGGAATGATGAACAACATGGCCATGAGTATCGGACCTATGACCGGACTCTTTTTACATGATTTATTCCCTTTTCAGATAATCTTTATCAGTTCAATAATCTCGGGTACATTAGGCTTTATCATGGCTATCTGTCTGAAAGTTCCAGTTAAAGAACCAGTAGTGCGTGAACCAATCTCTTTCGACCGATTTATACTACTCAAAGGTATACCGGCGGGGATTTCTCTACTCCTGCTATCAGTGCCCTACGGCATGACCCACACTTACGTAGCCATGTATGCCGAGAAAATAGGCATCACACTCAGTTCCGGATTATTCTTCACATTCATGGCAATCGGCATGGCTACCTCCCGCATCTTTTCAGGTAAGCAAGTCGATAAAGGGAGAATCCCTCAAGTCATCTCTTTTGGGCTATGCCTTGTCTGCATTTGTTTCTTCATGCTCTCCGCCTGCGGCACGCTGATGCAATGGAACAAAGAATTTACCACCGTAATTTTCTTCGGCATAGCACTATTACTGGGCATAGGCTTCGGCACCATGTTTCCGGCATTTAATTCACTCTTTGTCAACCTCGCACCCAACAGTAAAAGGGGCACTGCCACGTCAACCTACCTCACCTCATGGGATGTAGGTCTCGGTATCGGCATCATGCTGGGCGGTTACCTCTCACAGATCAGTTCGTGGGATGTAGCCTATTTTACAGGGGCCAGTCTGACAATTGTCTCCATACTCTTTTTCCGTTTGAAGGTGATACCGCATTTTCAACGGAACAAACTTAGATAA
- the pheS gene encoding phenylalanine--tRNA ligase subunit alpha, translated as MIAKIKQLLEEVEALKAANAEELEALRIKYLSKKGAINDLMADFRNVAAEEKKEVGMKLNELKTKAQEKITALKEQFESQDNGSSELDLTRSAYPIKLGSRHPLSIVRNEIIDIFGRLGFSIAEGPEIEDDWHVFSALNFAEDHPARDMQDTFFIESHPDILLRTHTSSVQTRVMETSEPPIRIICPGRVYRNEAISYRAHCFFHQVEALYIDKNVSFTDLKQALLLFAKEMFGAETKIRLRPSYFPFTEPSAEMDISCNICGGKGCPFCKHTGWVEILGCGMVDPNVLESNGIDSKVYSGYALGMGVERITNLKYQVKDLRLFSENDTRFLKEFEAAN; from the coding sequence ATGATAGCCAAGATTAAACAACTTCTCGAAGAGGTTGAAGCGCTGAAAGCCGCCAACGCTGAAGAGTTGGAAGCTCTCCGCATAAAATACTTGAGTAAGAAAGGTGCCATTAATGATTTGATGGCGGACTTTCGTAACGTAGCAGCCGAAGAAAAGAAAGAAGTAGGTATGAAGCTTAATGAGCTGAAAACAAAGGCTCAGGAAAAGATCACTGCACTGAAAGAACAGTTTGAGTCGCAAGACAATGGTTCTTCGGAGTTAGATCTTACCCGTTCTGCTTACCCTATCAAATTAGGCAGTCGTCACCCGCTATCTATCGTCAGAAATGAGATTATTGATATATTCGGTCGCTTAGGCTTTAGCATTGCCGAAGGACCAGAGATTGAGGATGACTGGCATGTATTTTCTGCACTAAACTTCGCCGAAGATCATCCGGCACGCGACATGCAGGATACTTTCTTCATCGAATCGCATCCGGATATTTTGCTACGTACGCATACCTCATCGGTACAGACTCGTGTGATGGAGACTTCGGAACCTCCTATTCGCATCATCTGCCCGGGACGTGTTTATCGTAATGAAGCAATCAGCTACCGTGCACACTGTTTCTTCCATCAAGTGGAAGCATTGTATATAGACAAGAATGTTTCGTTCACCGATTTGAAACAGGCATTGTTGCTTTTCGCTAAAGAGATGTTCGGTGCAGAGACAAAGATTCGTCTTCGCCCTTCTTATTTCCCTTTTACAGAGCCTAGTGCTGAAATGGACATCAGCTGCAACATCTGTGGTGGCAAAGGTTGTCCTTTCTGCAAACACACCGGCTGGGTAGAAATTTTGGGTTGCGGAATGGTAGATCCAAACGTGCTCGAATCAAACGGCATTGATAGTAAGGTATACAGCGGATATGCTCTGGGAATGGGTGTAGAGCGTATTACCAACTTAAAATATCAGGTAAAAGATTTGCGTCTGTTCTCTGAAAATGATACTCGCTTCTTAAAAGAATTCGAAGCGGCTAACTAG
- a CDS encoding redoxin family protein, translating into MNKLFFPLFLLLCTTQMQAKDRTVTKPPFVVRNTNALEIDKIELTDTATIFFFEAFARPVDWLQISPDSYLMAGGKKYPILSSEGIKLGKKFYTDDSGKRLFKLTFPSLPASTKSVDFIESDCDNCFKIWGIQLKGTKLPKLKLPADAKVASPDKELPTPQIKTGKALFKGRFLEMPQGMMKDFTLYTTDLFTDENIEIKVPVNNDGSFSFDTEIFKPTTFMMIVGRNSFKIILAPGENLSAIINLREISREKGRYMKEYPSQGEKIYFSGYLAGLNTELNNVSINTNLKGNYRKTYEDIVNMTLEQCNSYYMAKYDSIMQLIDKANISNACKKMLRVKTDLSAVLALYTSQADIVRAYVNINKLNREDGNEYFKTHITDLPKEYWECIRRFPLINTPEILYDSNLSYVASNINYFTKTSDSSIQEALGTNKGILVNLIAFQQAGRKLKDFTPLSEEELNKLRSYNLPAWQEIIEKKNNELIAFVEANKNKTGYTVNEAGEVNNEDLFYSLTSKYKGKAVLVDFWATWCGPCKMAMQEMKPMKEQLAGKDIVYLFIAGENSPKMAWENMIPDIHGEHVRLTKDQWSYLTKEFKIGGVPSFFLLDKEGKITWKSTGFPGVETVKGQILKVLQ; encoded by the coding sequence ATGAACAAATTATTTTTCCCTCTATTTCTGTTACTATGCACCACTCAGATGCAAGCGAAAGATCGCACTGTAACAAAACCACCGTTCGTAGTGAGGAACACTAATGCACTCGAAATTGACAAGATTGAACTGACCGATACTGCTACTATTTTCTTTTTTGAAGCCTTTGCCAGACCAGTTGACTGGCTACAAATTAGTCCAGATTCTTATCTAATGGCTGGCGGAAAGAAATATCCCATCCTATCATCGGAGGGAATAAAACTTGGAAAAAAGTTCTATACGGATGATTCAGGAAAAAGATTGTTCAAACTCACCTTTCCTAGCCTACCCGCTTCTACAAAATCTGTAGATTTCATAGAGAGTGATTGCGATAATTGCTTCAAGATATGGGGCATACAACTCAAAGGAACTAAATTGCCAAAACTAAAACTACCAGCAGATGCCAAAGTTGCTTCTCCCGACAAGGAATTACCAACTCCTCAAATAAAAACAGGCAAAGCATTATTCAAAGGGCGTTTCCTTGAAATGCCGCAGGGTATGATGAAAGATTTCACACTCTATACCACAGATCTATTTACGGATGAAAACATTGAGATCAAGGTACCAGTTAACAATGATGGTAGCTTTAGCTTTGATACGGAAATATTCAAACCAACTACCTTCATGATGATTGTAGGTCGTAATTCATTTAAAATCATCCTTGCCCCCGGAGAAAATCTATCAGCGATCATCAATCTACGTGAAATCTCCAGAGAAAAAGGTAGGTACATGAAGGAGTATCCTTCACAAGGGGAAAAAATTTATTTCAGCGGTTATCTGGCCGGACTAAACACTGAGCTAAATAACGTTTCGATCAACACTAATCTAAAAGGGAACTACAGAAAGACTTATGAAGATATTGTAAACATGACTTTGGAACAATGCAATAGCTACTATATGGCCAAATATGATTCCATCATGCAACTGATAGATAAAGCAAACATAAGTAATGCTTGTAAAAAAATGCTCCGCGTAAAGACTGATTTGTCAGCTGTTCTAGCTCTCTACACTTCACAGGCAGATATTGTACGTGCATACGTAAACATTAATAAATTGAATAGAGAGGATGGTAATGAATATTTCAAAACTCACATAACAGATTTACCCAAAGAGTATTGGGAGTGCATTCGCCGCTTTCCCTTAATTAATACCCCCGAAATATTATATGATAGTAACTTATCCTATGTTGCAAGCAACATTAATTATTTCACAAAGACTAGCGATTCTTCCATACAAGAAGCTTTAGGTACCAACAAAGGAATACTAGTAAATTTAATCGCTTTTCAGCAAGCAGGTCGTAAACTAAAAGATTTCACTCCACTGAGCGAAGAAGAATTGAATAAATTGAGATCATACAATCTTCCGGCATGGCAAGAGATTATAGAGAAGAAAAATAATGAACTGATCGCTTTTGTAGAAGCGAACAAGAATAAAACCGGATATACCGTGAATGAAGCAGGAGAAGTAAACAACGAAGATCTGTTTTATTCACTAACGTCTAAATATAAAGGGAAAGCTGTACTTGTAGACTTCTGGGCAACTTGGTGCGGACCTTGCAAGATGGCCATGCAAGAGATGAAACCGATGAAAGAGCAGTTAGCCGGAAAAGATATTGTATACCTGTTTATTGCAGGAGAGAACTCACCAAAGATGGCTTGGGAAAATATGATACCCGACATCCATGGGGAACATGTAAGGTTAACTAAAGATCAATGGAGCTATCTTACCAAAGAGTTCAAGATAGGTGGAGTTCCTTCTTTTTTCTTACTCGACAAAGAAGGCAAAATCACTTGGAAATCTACCGGATTTCCAGGAGTTGAGACAGTAAAAGGACAGATATTGAAGGTACTTCAGTAA
- a CDS encoding tetratricopeptide repeat protein: MTENRIEEQRIEEDYQAIQSDIYDKQLKAALEKLIIFLSTTSLWELHQEVEHTQISYNYMLQYMSQGIQDPDRKKLYNKLLINVLEIADKIKRERLSAISMHHYYQISAELRHFSIENLKNLRTELETYTENLAIANLIPQSNNTDAERIRKQHEEANKLLFEATWTNASWTPEEEREAILLLKSEQVTENDLGLFVSAVTLSLMEFFDFKKLMWLFNAYEHTSTQVSQRALVGLAFTFSLHYLRIELYPEAMARISLLNENEKFSKELNHVYIQWLRSQETDKIDKKMREEIIPEMLRSANQQGFKYGIEELEEDLDDQNPDWKQSKQSDLENKLREMSELQIEGSDVYMSTFSHLKSYPFFKTFSNWFYPFDKQHSEVVKEFNDSQRATSIIDLILDSGFFCDSDKYSLCFTMLHIPQEQRDMMLSQMSEQQMDELTDKQKTESMKKASKQPEVICNQYMHSLYRFFKIHPQRREFTPMFDINMELHALPVLHEIYQKPELLIELGDYHFNKKHFMKAGGLYAEAISYLGGDANLLQKVGYCLQKERRYKEAIEILQRADVIKPDNVWTNRHLATCYRLIEEYEQAAEYYQKVEKVQPENHQVLFYRGTCLAEMERYDEALNYFFKLDFIEQNCVKAWRGIGWCSFVLKKRAQALKYYTKVMENSPLWQDYINIGNVYWCEGNIPKTIEMYHLGKEKCLSNPDRDLSDFYNLMHEGEEHLIEQGINKDDLPLMSDLI, from the coding sequence ATGACCGAAAACCGTATTGAAGAGCAAAGAATAGAAGAAGATTATCAGGCTATTCAGAGTGATATCTATGATAAACAACTTAAAGCAGCCTTGGAGAAGCTAATAATTTTCCTGAGCACAACCTCACTATGGGAGTTGCATCAGGAAGTAGAGCATACCCAAATTTCTTACAATTATATGCTACAATACATGAGTCAGGGCATACAAGATCCTGACAGAAAGAAGTTATATAATAAATTACTAATTAACGTTTTAGAGATAGCTGACAAGATAAAAAGAGAAAGATTGTCAGCCATTTCTATGCATCACTACTATCAAATCAGTGCCGAGCTAAGACATTTTTCTATTGAAAACTTGAAAAATCTACGTACGGAGCTCGAAACATATACGGAGAATCTTGCCATAGCAAACCTAATTCCTCAAAGCAACAATACGGATGCAGAAAGGATTCGCAAGCAACATGAAGAAGCGAACAAGCTACTTTTTGAGGCAACATGGACAAATGCAAGTTGGACTCCGGAAGAAGAGAGAGAAGCAATTCTTCTCTTGAAATCCGAGCAGGTTACGGAAAATGATTTAGGGTTATTTGTTAGTGCCGTTACGCTAAGCTTAATGGAGTTTTTCGATTTCAAAAAACTGATGTGGCTCTTCAATGCTTACGAGCACACTTCAACACAAGTAAGCCAACGCGCATTAGTGGGACTTGCCTTTACATTCAGCCTTCACTATCTCCGCATCGAGCTCTACCCTGAAGCAATGGCACGTATTTCGTTACTCAATGAAAATGAGAAGTTTTCAAAAGAACTAAACCATGTATATATTCAATGGTTACGCTCTCAAGAAACAGACAAGATAGATAAAAAAATGCGGGAAGAGATTATTCCCGAAATGTTGAGAAGTGCCAATCAGCAAGGTTTCAAATATGGTATCGAGGAATTAGAAGAAGACCTTGACGATCAGAATCCTGACTGGAAGCAATCCAAGCAATCTGATTTGGAGAATAAGCTACGTGAAATGAGTGAATTGCAGATAGAAGGCTCAGATGTATACATGAGTACTTTCTCGCATTTAAAATCGTACCCTTTCTTCAAAACATTCAGCAATTGGTTTTATCCTTTTGACAAACAACACTCCGAAGTTGTAAAAGAGTTCAATGACTCTCAACGAGCTACCAGCATCATTGATCTCATACTCGATTCTGGATTCTTCTGCGACAGTGACAAATATTCACTCTGTTTCACCATGTTACATATCCCTCAAGAACAAAGAGATATGATGCTCAGTCAGATGTCCGAACAACAGATGGATGAGCTTACTGACAAGCAGAAAACAGAGTCAATGAAAAAAGCCTCTAAGCAGCCCGAAGTCATTTGCAATCAATACATGCACAGCTTGTATCGCTTCTTCAAAATACACCCTCAACGAAGAGAATTTACTCCCATGTTTGACATCAACATGGAACTTCACGCTCTGCCCGTACTTCATGAAATTTATCAAAAACCTGAATTATTGATAGAGCTAGGTGATTATCATTTCAACAAGAAACATTTCATGAAAGCCGGCGGACTCTATGCTGAAGCCATCAGCTACCTGGGCGGAGATGCCAATCTCTTGCAGAAAGTGGGTTACTGCCTGCAAAAAGAAAGAAGATATAAAGAAGCTATTGAGATCTTACAGAGAGCAGATGTGATAAAGCCGGACAACGTGTGGACTAATCGCCATCTCGCCACTTGCTATCGCTTGATAGAAGAGTATGAACAAGCTGCCGAATATTATCAGAAAGTAGAAAAAGTACAACCTGAAAACCATCAGGTATTATTTTACAGAGGAACCTGTCTTGCGGAGATGGAACGCTATGATGAAGCATTAAATTATTTCTTTAAACTTGACTTTATCGAGCAAAATTGCGTCAAAGCATGGAGAGGAATAGGCTGGTGTTCTTTTGTTTTAAAGAAGCGTGCGCAAGCTCTGAAGTACTACACAAAAGTAATGGAAAATTCGCCTCTTTGGCAAGATTACATTAATATAGGAAATGTATATTGGTGCGAAGGTAATATTCCAAAAACAATCGAAATGTATCATCTCGGAAAAGAAAAATGCCTGTCAAACCCCGACAGAGATCTCTCTGATTTCTACAATTTAATGCATGAAGGTGAAGAGCATCTCATCGAACAAGGAATCAACAAAGATGATTTACCTTTAATGTCAGACCTAATTTAA